From the Planktothricoides raciborskii GIHE-MW2 genome, the window GTTCTCGGAGTCGGGCGGCTACTTATACCCCTTACAACTTGTTGTTTAACGACCTGGATTATCTATTCTTTTCTCTGGCGAATATCGATGGCCAATGGTCAACGGAATTTATTATTGATGATATCGCGGTTTATGCTGTTGAATAATTTATCGCCATGTTGATATCGTTATGTTGATTCCGTAGTAGGGTGGGCAATGCCCACCCTACAGTTGTTGAATTAATCGGGAGTTTTATGCAAATCTTGGATTATGTGATTGTCATCGCCTATTTATTGGCGATTGTGGCGTTGGGATTGTTTTTCCAACGCAAAGCTTCACAAGGTATCGAATCTTATTTTTTGGGCGATCGCAATTTACCGTGGTGGGCTTTGGGGGCTTCGGGTATGGCTTCCAGTATCGATCTATCGGGAACAATGGTGATTGTTGCCTTGATTTACGCCTTGGGAACGAAAGGATTTTTTATTGAAATTCGGGGTGGCATTGTCCTGGTGATGGCATTTTTTATGATTTTTATGGGCAAGTGGAATCGGCGATCGCAAATGATGACCCTAGCGGAATGGATGCAGTTGCGGTTTGGTTCGGGAAAAGAAGGAAATTTTGCCCGTTTAATCAGTGCAGTAGCTAATCTAGTGATCTCGATTTGGATTATTAGTTACTTTGCCGTAGGTGGGGGTAAATTTTTTGGTCTATTATTGGGAATTGATGACCGTTTTGCCGCAATTTTTATGATCTTCGTATCGATGCTATACACTGCTGTTAGCGGTTTTTACGGAGTAATTTGGACTGATGTTGTGCAAGGGGGATTGATTTTTGCGGCGATTATTTATATCTGCACAGTGGCTTTACAAACAGTGACGTTACCCGCTGAATTTGCTATTTCTGTACCCTTAGCCCATGATAAATTTCAACAAATTACCACTACCTTGACGGATTGGAGTAATATTTTCCCCCCAATGGAACTCAGCTTACCAGGTCAATATTCCAGTTATAATTTGTTCGGTGTCACCATCTTTTTCTATCTGTTGAAAACCTCTCTGGAAGGGGTTAGCGGGGTGGGTGGCTATATGAGTCAACGGTATTTTGCCGCGAAGAGCGATCGCGAAGCAGGTTTACTTTCCCTATTCTGGATTTTCTTGCTTTCATTTCGTTGGCCTTTGGTCACGGCTTTTGCCATTTTAGGCATTCATTATGGCATAACCAACGAAGTGATTGCCGATCCAGAATTGGTTTTGCCCAAGGTAATTGAAGTTTATGCACCCGTGGGGATGAAAGGGTTATTGGTCGCGGCTTTGATGGCCGCAGCGATGTCTACTTTTAGCTCAATCATTAATGCGAGTGCTGGTTATTGGTTGAAGGATATTTATCAACGATTAATTAAGCCCGATGCCTCTAAAAATGAACTGATATTTCAAAGTCAATTGGCCTCAGTTGTCGTTGTATTCCTAGGCTTGCTGTTTAGTTTTCCCGTGGTGAATATTAATGATATTTGGGGCTGGCTGACCCTAGCATTTGCTTCAGGTTTGTTTATGCCTTTGCTACTACGTTGGTACTGGTGGCGGTTTAATGGCTACGGCTTTGCTGTAGGAACTTTAGCTGGTATGATTGGGGCGATCGCCATCAAATTAAGCGGCGTACAATTACCAGAATCACTCAACTTTCTGATTCCCTGTTCTATTTCTTTATTAGGCTGTATTCTCGGCACCTTGTTGACCCCTCCTACTGACCATGATGTCTTGGATAATTTCTATAAAATTACCCGACCTTTTGGATTTTGGCATCCCATCAGAAAAAATCTCCCAGACAACATTCAAGCCAAAATTAACCGCGAAAATCAGCGAGATATTTTAGCCACATTGATTGCGGTTCCTTGGCAGTTAGTTTTATTTATGACTGGCATGATGTTCGTGACCAAACAGTGGGAACAGTTCGGAATTTTACTCCTGGCATTAATTTTGCTCTCCATTGGTTTATATTTCACTTGGTTTCGCCACTTATCTAGTGAGGTAAAAGTAGATTTAGTGGATTCAGGGGAATAAAAATCCAATCATCCCACGGGTTAAAACTCCTGGGATGATTTAATTCTGCCATTAATTCTGCCATCGCTCAAACTTATTGATACAATAAGATTAAGTAGGGTGGGCATTGCCCACCAACTCTCCTAAACCTGATATAATTCTCAGACGAACTATTATGGTGATTAGGTAATCAGAATTATGGCTTTAACGGCTGGCACAATTGCTCCTGATTTTACGGTTAAAGATACCAACGGCAACACCGTGAAACTCTCTGACTTTAAGGGCAAAACTGTGGTGCTTTACTTCTACCCCAAAGATGACACCCCTGGTTGCACCAAAGAAGCCCAAAGCTTCCGAGATTCTTATGATGAATATAAAGGAAAAGATATGGTTGTGCTGGGGGTCAGCATGGATGATGAAGCCTCCCACAAAGCCTTTACGGAAAAATATGGTTTGCCATTTCAATTATTAGCGGATGTGGATGGGGCAATCACCAAAGCTTACGATGTAGATGGTGGAGGTTATGCCAAACGAGTCACCTATATTATTGATAGCGAAGGGAAAATTTCCCAAGTGATTGATAAAGTAAATACCGCCACTCATGCCCAAGATATTTTGGCAGAAGTTGGTTAATTTTATCCTTTGAATTTAACCACAGAGACACAAAGAACACAGAGATAATTTTATTTACTTTGTGTCCTTTGTGTCTTTGTGGTTAATCATCTGTGCTTAATAATTAAAAAAAGGATTAATTAATGCCCCATTCTTGATAGGGATGTTCGGCTAAATAGGCATTAAAATAACGCCTATCGCTCGTAACTTCGGCCCCGATCCAATCAGGAATGGTGATTTCTTGATCTTCAGAGTTTAGCTCGACTTCTGCTAAGATTAACCCTTGATTGTTGCCATGAAATTCGTCTACTTCCCAGATTAATTCTCCCAGGGATATTTTATATCGCGTTTTTTCAATTACCGGCTGGTTGCAGAGAGTTTCGATCATTTCTTGGGCATCTTTTATCGGGATGGGATATTCAAATTCTGGCCTTGCCCCACCCATTTTTCCTGGGCCTTTGATGGTTAGATAACCGCGATCGCCCACAATTCTAACTCTGACGGTTTTACCTGCTTCGTTGGCAATATATCCTTGGGCATACAATTCACCGGAACCGAGCGATCGCCACTCATCACTTTTAACTAAAAATTTGCGTTCAATTTCTATGGCCATATTCAATTAGATTTAAGGTGAAATTATCAAAGTAAAATTATCAATCAATCCCTAAAATCGGGGCAATATGGGGTGGGCAATCCCCAAGCTTCTGAATGGGTCATTCTTCTAGTTAATGAATTTGCTCAAAAAATCGCCCCGATCGCAACATCGTCAATGGTGATTAACGGTGATTAATGGTGATTAATGACTAGCTAAAAAAGCTTCCACTTCTGCCCGGGTTGGTTGGGCGGCGATCGCTCCTGGTTTCAGCGTCGTCATTGCTCCAACTGCCGTTGCAAATTGCACCATAAGTTTAACTTTTTCCGCATCTTGGAAACTGCTAATTCCATGCTGGCAAATTTGCTGCACAATTCCCGCAACAAAACCATCCCCAGCCCCAGTGGTATCGCTCGCATTCACATCAAAAGCGGGCAGGATTCCTTCATTTTCCCCCAAGCAATAAGCACAGCCTTTATTCCCATCAGTCACTAACACCCCTTCGATTCCATCTAAACGATAAGTAATCGCCCCCGGATCGGTGGTATTAAATAACCATTCCGCTTCTTCTACGGTGACTTTCAAAAAATCAATTCTTTTGAGCAATTCAGCAATCAATGCGGGGGACTCTTCGGGATTCGGCCAAAACACATCCCGTCGATTCACATCCAATAACACTTTGACATCATAAATATCCGCTAGTTTCAAAGCCCGATTAATGGCTTCACGGCTGTGGGGATAGGCCATTTCTAAAGTACCTAAGACCAGAAATTCAGCGTGTTCAAACAACTCCACCGACAAATCCTTGGCGCTGAGATAGGTATCCGCAAATTCGTCAGGGGCGGCATCCTTAAATCCGGCAAAGGTGCGATCGCTCCTCGTTGCGGATGCAATATCGCCTTCTGCCGATCGCAGCACATAAACTTGGCGAGTGGGTGCTGTCTCATGGCGTTGAATGCCTCGACAATCAACTCCCTCCTTTGCCAACAGTTGCACCAGAGACTCCCCTGGTTCATCTTTGCCCACACAACCGACAAATCCGGCAGAAACACCCAATTTCACCAAAGCACAAGCCACATTTGCCGGGGCTCCACCGGGATAAGGTGTCCAAGACTTCACTGTTTCAAGGGGTTGACCCGCTTGATCCGCCAACAAATCAAACAAAACTTCACCGAGACATAGAACACGGGGATAGTTCATGGCGATACTCCTGCATTGCAATACAGATTAAAGGTAACAGGTCATCGAGGAAAAGTTATTTGTTGGTTGTTGGTTGTTGGTTGTTGGTTGTTGGTTGTTTGTTGGTTGTTGATTGTTGATTGTTCTCTCCTCTGCCCCTGTGCTCCTCGGTCGGTGAGCGAAGCCTGTCCTGAGCGCAGCCGAAGGGCCGAACCGCCGCTCCCCCGCTAATTACTTCGCCTCTTGCAAACCAATGGCAATGCGTTCGCCAAATTCTGGATCGATGTTGGCTAAACTTAAAAGCTGTAGATACTCTTGCCTAGATAAGCCCGCTTGCTGGATAATTTCCTCAGCTTGGGTTTCAATTTCTTTCTCCAGACCCTGAGATGCTACTCCAGTCTCCGCAGCGAGGAGTTCTCCTTGGCGCCGGTCAATTAACTCTAAGACTTGTAAATAGGCTTGGATAAATTGGCTGACTTTTTCCGAGGGGATGCTGTTGATATCAAAAATCGGGGGACTGATTTCTGATTCCGTGACCACGGTTTGAGGCGGCTGGTTGATGGGGGATAACTCCTGAGCAAGGCAAACGGAAGCGGGCAACCAGAATAGGGCAGATAAAATTAAGCCCAGAGTTAAGCCCAGAATTCTTCTGAGTGCTTGTCTCCAAGATAAAGTGAAAGGATGATTAGGCAAGTGCGATCGCATCATCATTAAGTCCTGTGCCGTCTCTGTGATGGGAACCCCCGATCTATCTGGAGTTATGGAAAACGCCATCAGATCGTCAGGGCTTTACTTTATATTGTGCCGATATTGTGCCGATATTGTGCCGATATTTTGCCCGTTGGTGCGATCGTTTCACCGGAAATTTAGGGAATTCAACACCAGCCTTGCGGATACTAGGGTATAAATATTAAAATCTAAGCAGATATACAGATATAGAAAATGCTTATGCTTGACGGGGATTCTCAAAACAATGCAACCCTTTCTGACCGGGAATTACAAGTCATTGAACAGGTCGCGGCTGGTTTAACTAACCAAGAAATTGCCGAGCGGCTGGAAATCAGCAAACGAACCGTAGACAACCATATTAGTAACATTCTGAACAAAACCAAAACCAGCAACCGCGTGGCTTTGGTGCGGTGGGCCCTGCAAAGTGGCAAAGTTTGCATTGATGATGTGAACTGCTGCGTGCTGCCACAAACGGATATCAGTGATTCTACTGAGAATATGCCAGAGGAGTCAGACACCCTGACAACTCAAGCGGTGACTACCGAAGTCAGCCCAATGGATTCGTGAGCCAAATTCCCTGAATAAAAGTCAAATTCGACCTAGATGAGTGAGATGACCAATCAAACTGTCGGACAAAATCGTTTACAGTATCAAATTCCCCGACTGCCTTTGGCGGTTTATCGGGAAGTTTTAGCCCATATCCGTCAAGTGGTTGGGGTGCAAGCGGGTTTGATGCCACAAACTTCCCCACAATTTGATTATTCCCAAAGCCAGGTGGGGGGTTTGTGGATTTCTTATCCTCCAGAGATTTCCGCAGCAGACCGCCAACGGGTTGAGCAAATTTTGCAGTATTATGGCGATCGCTTTGGAGATTGGCAGGTTTGTTAATGGTTGATCGTTGATGGTTGATCGTTGATGGTTGATCGTTGATGGTTGATCGTTGATGGTTGATCGTTGATGGTTGATCGTTGATGGTTGATGGTCGAGCGACGTAAATGCTAAATGCTAATTGCTAATTGCTAATTAGTGAGGTAGATTTGCTAAACTTAGCTAATATTTTTTCGATATTTGGCTGGCAATCTCAAGCCGATCTCTGAAATCTACCGAAATCTTAAACATAAGAGTAAAAGTAATAGAATCTAACATTTGAATGGGTACGATTAAAGCTTTACGAGGAACGCGGGATATCCTGCCGGAAGAAATTGGCTATTGGCAACGAGTGGAGGCAACCGCGAGAGAAATTCTCAACCGCGCTGCTTATCGGGAAATTAGGACGCCGATTTTTGAGGAAACTGCCCTGTTTGAACGGGGTATCGGGGAAGCTACCGATATTGTGGGCAAGGAAATGTACACTTTTAGCGATCGCAAGGAGCGATCGATTACCTTGCGACCAGAGGGCACTGCTGGGGTGGTGCGTTCTTTTATTGAAAATAAGCTGCATGGTCAAGGTGGGGTACAACGTCTCTGGTACACTGGGCCGATGTTTCGTTATGAACGCCCCCAAGCAGGGAGACAACGGCAATTTCACCAAATCGGTGTTGAGGCGATCGGCACCGCAGACCCCCGCGCTGATGTGGAAGTTATTGCTATTGCTACGGATATTTTGCAAGCTTTGGGGCTGAAAAATCTGCATTTAGCCTTAAATTCTGTGGGCAATTCCCAAGACCGGCAGCGTTATCGGCAAGCGTTGGTGGATTATTTGACCCCATATAAAGAAGAATTAGACCCAGACTCCCGCGATCGCCTGACTCGTAATCCTTTGCGAATTTTGGATAGTAAAGATCAAAGGACTCAGGAAATTGCCCTAAGTGCGCCGAAAATATACGAGTATCTTGGCCCGGACTCGCAAAAACATTTTGAACAAGTGCAAACCCTGCTGAATGATTTGGGGATTTCCTACGAGTTGAATCACCGTTTAGTCCGGGGTTTAGATTACTATACTCACACCGCTTTTGAAATTATTTCTGATGACCTCGGTGCTCAGGCAACGGTCTGCGGGGGCGGTCGTTATGATGGTTTGGTGCAAGAGTTGGGCGGCCCAGAAACTCCCGCAGTGGGATGGGCGATCGGTTTGGAACGCTTGATTATTTTATTGCAGCAGCTTGATGCTACCCAGACAACGGCGATCGATTTTTATGTGGTGTCTCGCGGGACCGCTGCGGAACACCAAGCCCTGAAAATCGCCCAAAAACTCCGGCAGTCCGGCTTTTCCGTGGAGTTAGACCTGAGTGGTAGTGCTTTTGGCAAGCAGTTTAAACGGGCCGATCGCAGTGGGGCGGTAGTTTGCCTCATTTTAGGCGACGAAGAGGCGGCTAATGGCACGGTTCAGGTGAAATGGTTGAAAACTGGCCAACAAGAGGCGATCGGGCAAACAGACTTATTCAGCCAATCATTAAATATTAGAAACCGGGTTTCTTCGGCTGCTTTATAGAAAACACACCTCTGTAGGGGCGAAGCATTCGGGCAGTTAATTCTGGGTTATCACGGTAAAGATAATTACCCGAATGCTTCGCCCTTACGCGGCATTTAATCCTGGGTTTTCACGGTAAAAATAATTACCCGAATGCTTCGCCCTACAGCGGTTTTCAGATTACTGAACCACGGTAGGGCGAAGCATTCCGGTATCAGGCTAATCTTTTCAGCAATAATTTGTTTGCCGGAATGCTTCGCCCCTACAGAAATGGCGGGGGCGACTACGAGGCGATCGCCCCTACAATTACCACAACCCCGGAAAGAATTGCTATATAATAGTTAAAAACATGGATGAAAAGCTATGACCATTGTCATATCTAATGAAGTTTTGCAGAACGTAGAAATGTCTGAAGAGCAACTGCTGCAAGAAATTGCCATTATGCTGTTTCAACAAGAGCGATTTACCCTAGCTCAAGCCAGTCGGTTTGCCCAAATGAATCAGCTTGAATTTCAAAAGTTACTTGCGAGTCGTCAAATTCCTCTACACTACGATATTGCTGAGTTAAGAGAGGATTTCAAAAGTTTAACAGAAAATAATTGGCGATGATTATTGTTAGCGATACTTCCCCTATTAGTAATCTAGCAGCGATCGGACAGTTGCATCTTTTGCAACAGCTTTATGGTACGGTGATGATTCCAGTGGCGGTTTATCAAGAAATTCTCAACTCTGGAGCCACAGATCCCGCTACTTTAGCCGTAAAAAATCTTGATTGGATTCAAGTGAAATCAGTTAGCAATTTGTCATGGCTAAAAACTTTCCAATCTAACCTAGATCCAGGTGAAGCGGAAGCGATTGTTCTGGCAATGGAGTTGAATGCAGATCGACTGATTGTGGATGAACGCAGAGGTAGACAAAAAGCGATTCAGTCTGGAATTAAGGTGATTGGTTTATTGGGGATTTTGCTGGCAAGTAAAAAACAGGGATTAATTGCAGAGGTAAAGCCATTATTAGATGCTTTAATCGTGCATGGATTTTGGATTCGTAATGAGCTTTATGCAGAATTACTCAAATTATCAGAGGAATGCGATCGCGACTGATTTAGAAATCGGGTTTCTTATTCTCTCGTTTCTCTCGTTCTCTCGTTCCCAGGCTCTGCCTGGGAATGCCCTTCTAGAGGCTCTGCCTCGCGAACAAACCGTTGAATCTAATTACTCAGTAAACGCTTTTACTAACTCTGCTTCATCCCATCCCGTTTGTTCCATTACTTTGTCTAGGACGTTGGCTAATTCATCTTTTAGACACGGATTCTAAATCATTCATCGGATAAAAATAACCAATTACTTTGCCATCGTGAAAAACCGCGATTCGCGCAGCGATCCGCGCTTTGCGGAAGCGCTTCTTTTTGA encodes:
- a CDS encoding sodium:solute symporter, producing the protein MQILDYVIVIAYLLAIVALGLFFQRKASQGIESYFLGDRNLPWWALGASGMASSIDLSGTMVIVALIYALGTKGFFIEIRGGIVLVMAFFMIFMGKWNRRSQMMTLAEWMQLRFGSGKEGNFARLISAVANLVISIWIISYFAVGGGKFFGLLLGIDDRFAAIFMIFVSMLYTAVSGFYGVIWTDVVQGGLIFAAIIYICTVALQTVTLPAEFAISVPLAHDKFQQITTTLTDWSNIFPPMELSLPGQYSSYNLFGVTIFFYLLKTSLEGVSGVGGYMSQRYFAAKSDREAGLLSLFWIFLLSFRWPLVTAFAILGIHYGITNEVIADPELVLPKVIEVYAPVGMKGLLVAALMAAAMSTFSSIINASAGYWLKDIYQRLIKPDASKNELIFQSQLASVVVVFLGLLFSFPVVNINDIWGWLTLAFASGLFMPLLLRWYWWRFNGYGFAVGTLAGMIGAIAIKLSGVQLPESLNFLIPCSISLLGCILGTLLTPPTDHDVLDNFYKITRPFGFWHPIRKNLPDNIQAKINRENQRDILATLIAVPWQLVLFMTGMMFVTKQWEQFGILLLALILLSIGLYFTWFRHLSSEVKVDLVDSGE
- a CDS encoding peroxiredoxin, translating into MALTAGTIAPDFTVKDTNGNTVKLSDFKGKTVVLYFYPKDDTPGCTKEAQSFRDSYDEYKGKDMVVLGVSMDDEASHKAFTEKYGLPFQLLADVDGAITKAYDVDGGGYAKRVTYIIDSEGKISQVIDKVNTATHAQDILAEVG
- a CDS encoding CYTH domain-containing protein — protein: MAIEIERKFLVKSDEWRSLGSGELYAQGYIANEAGKTVRVRIVGDRGYLTIKGPGKMGGARPEFEYPIPIKDAQEMIETLCNQPVIEKTRYKISLGELIWEVDEFHGNNQGLILAEVELNSEDQEITIPDWIGAEVTSDRRYFNAYLAEHPYQEWGIN
- a CDS encoding carbohydrate kinase, which gives rise to MNYPRVLCLGEVLFDLLADQAGQPLETVKSWTPYPGGAPANVACALVKLGVSAGFVGCVGKDEPGESLVQLLAKEGVDCRGIQRHETAPTRQVYVLRSAEGDIASATRSDRTFAGFKDAAPDEFADTYLSAKDLSVELFEHAEFLVLGTLEMAYPHSREAINRALKLADIYDVKVLLDVNRRDVFWPNPEESPALIAELLKRIDFLKVTVEEAEWLFNTTDPGAITYRLDGIEGVLVTDGNKGCAYCLGENEGILPAFDVNASDTTGAGDGFVAGIVQQICQHGISSFQDAEKVKLMVQFATAVGAMTTLKPGAIAAQPTRAEVEAFLASH
- a CDS encoding DUF4168 domain-containing protein, which produces MAFSITPDRSGVPITETAQDLMMMRSHLPNHPFTLSWRQALRRILGLTLGLILSALFWLPASVCLAQELSPINQPPQTVVTESEISPPIFDINSIPSEKVSQFIQAYLQVLELIDRRQGELLAAETGVASQGLEKEIETQAEEIIQQAGLSRQEYLQLLSLANIDPEFGERIAIGLQEAK
- a CDS encoding helix-turn-helix transcriptional regulator encodes the protein MLDGDSQNNATLSDRELQVIEQVAAGLTNQEIAERLEISKRTVDNHISNILNKTKTSNRVALVRWALQSGKVCIDDVNCCVLPQTDISDSTENMPEESDTLTTQAVTTEVSPMDS
- the hisS gene encoding histidine--tRNA ligase gives rise to the protein MGTIKALRGTRDILPEEIGYWQRVEATAREILNRAAYREIRTPIFEETALFERGIGEATDIVGKEMYTFSDRKERSITLRPEGTAGVVRSFIENKLHGQGGVQRLWYTGPMFRYERPQAGRQRQFHQIGVEAIGTADPRADVEVIAIATDILQALGLKNLHLALNSVGNSQDRQRYRQALVDYLTPYKEELDPDSRDRLTRNPLRILDSKDQRTQEIALSAPKIYEYLGPDSQKHFEQVQTLLNDLGISYELNHRLVRGLDYYTHTAFEIISDDLGAQATVCGGGRYDGLVQELGGPETPAVGWAIGLERLIILLQQLDATQTTAIDFYVVSRGTAAEHQALKIAQKLRQSGFSVELDLSGSAFGKQFKRADRSGAVVCLILGDEEAANGTVQVKWLKTGQQEAIGQTDLFSQSLNIRNRVSSAAL
- a CDS encoding UPF0175 family protein; its protein translation is MTIVISNEVLQNVEMSEEQLLQEIAIMLFQQERFTLAQASRFAQMNQLEFQKLLASRQIPLHYDIAELREDFKSLTENNWR
- a CDS encoding DUF3368 domain-containing protein; this encodes MIIVSDTSPISNLAAIGQLHLLQQLYGTVMIPVAVYQEILNSGATDPATLAVKNLDWIQVKSVSNLSWLKTFQSNLDPGEAEAIVLAMELNADRLIVDERRGRQKAIQSGIKVIGLLGILLASKKQGLIAEVKPLLDALIVHGFWIRNELYAELLKLSEECDRD